A single window of Montipora capricornis isolate CH-2021 chromosome 14, ASM3666992v2, whole genome shotgun sequence DNA harbors:
- the LOC138033377 gene encoding uncharacterized protein — MWNAGQYILWNHITEMFFQDLDNGLKLLPRLTYEHINLTSYSVMRVNLAAQVLSESMAAVLKTFGPPEAAGTARLCEMVDQFFDCLNVRNLNEHQRKRKPFLEPYRSAQDRRFDFLLEFLQYLQIWKESTEKRVGEFTQNARSRMFLSWQTYEGFQISARSTIECTKFLLSEGMEYVLTERYCQDPVEEYF; from the exons ATGTGGAATGCAGGCCAGTATATCCTGTGGAATCATATCACAGAGATGTTTTTCCAAGATCTTGATAATGGTTTGAAACTGTTACCAAGACTTACATATGAGCACATCAACCTCACCTCATATTCAGTCATGAGGGTCAATCTAGCTGCTCAGGTCTTAAGTGAATCAATGGCAGCAGTGCTCAAAACCTTTGGTCCACCAGAAGCTGCTGGCACGGCAAGACTTTGTGAGATGGTAGACCAGTTCTTCGACTGCCTAAATGTAAGAAATCTTAATGAACATCAACGAAAACGAAAGCCATTCCTGGAACCTTACAGATCTGCTCAAGATAGAAG GTTCGACTTTTTGTTGGAATTCCTGCAGTATCTTCAAATCTGGAAAGAGAGTACTGAAAAACGGGTGGGTGAGTTTACCCAAAATGCAAGATCCAGGATGTTCCTCTCATGGCAGACATATGAAGGCTTCCAGATTTCAGCACGGTCTACAATTGAATGTACCAAGTTTCTTCTTTCTGAAGGAATGGAGTACGTTTTAACAGAAAGGTACTGCCAAGATCCTGTGGAAGAATATTTTTGA